From Coffea arabica cultivar ET-39 chromosome 10e, Coffea Arabica ET-39 HiFi, whole genome shotgun sequence, one genomic window encodes:
- the LOC140015248 gene encoding late embryogenesis abundant protein At1g64065-like has translation MADRRNDQQVHPLSQNYNHDAVSNFKRDEESASRESDEIRRKKRIRYLAYFAAFVVFQTGIIVLFSLTVMKIKTPKFRVQSATFETFNVGTATNASFNFRMNAEVGVKNNNFGTYKFQNSTIFFFYDGTPIGEAMVPDSKSGWLSTKKLNVAVDLSSNNLTSNSQLENDLNSGVLKLNAQSKLSGKVTLTFMFKKKKSTNMDCTITVGFADRVVRDINCM, from the coding sequence ATGGCTGACAGAAGGAATGatcaacaagttcatccattgTCTCAAAATTATAACCATGATGCAGTTTCTAATTTCAAGCGCGACGAAGAGTCAGCTTCAAGAGAGTCAGACGAAATTCGTCGCAAGAAGCGTATCAGGTACCTTGCATATTTTGCTGCCTTCGTTGTGTTCCAAACTGGCATCATAGTATTGTTTTCTCTAACCGTGATGAAGataaaaactccaaaatttCGAGTACAATCCGCAACTTTCGAAACCTTCAATGTGGGCACGGCTACAAATGCTTCGTTTAATTTTAGGATGAATGCTGAGGTTGGCgtgaaaaacaacaattttggAACTTACAAGTTCCAAAACAGCACAATATTCTTCTTCTATGATGGCACACCAATTGGGGAAGCCATGGTTCCTGATAGCAAATCAGGATGGCTATCAACCAAGAAGCTAAATGTTGCCGTGGACCTCTCATCAAATAATTTGACCAGCAACTCACAACTCGAAAATGATCTCAACTCTGGGGTGCTGAAGTTGAATGCTCAATCCAAATTGAGTGGAAAGGTGACGCTAACGTTTATgttcaagaagaagaaatccACAAACATGGATTGCACCATCACTGTCGGTTTTGCTGATAGAGTTGTTCGAGATATTAACTGCATGTGA